A section of the Akkermansia muciniphila genome encodes:
- a CDS encoding VIT domain-containing protein, translating to MMKLLCSFCLCILACCVSAAQTVSMRSTVLPPPFMKVECRQGERPVSISRAEIKSRVMDFLAETEVTLVFHNPNTRVMEGELTCPLPSGATVQGYALDINGRMVDGVPVPRQKARVAFEEEVRKQVDPGLVEWSGGNMFRTRVYPIPAGGTRTVRLRYSTVLPVDAAGVPSLQLPMNFKEKLDSLKLRVEVFSGRKPVVVSSPLDNVEFKDWHSAFLAEKEWNGLSLTEDLFISLPRAQGKEAVEARVFTESFDGRDYAAVIIPRLIQADRKNAVEAAPVIELVWDASGSMKGADVGKFLDFLKRYLACGRIPGQQIHINLTVFRDRIMPSKTFAVTPDNMDELARELLALDYDGATCDWSSVLERLAARSRAWDCLVVSDGFVNFSPVPEKQAPNSAKTFALMVTPRKDANTFARIGIPVIDLTSQTAEQAMERVTRGETAIRYADGGNMPWGAFIKYEAPGMPSDSILLLAELEPGSYRGTVEMVGVEIPVEVEASGAAAGTLLKTLYAQARLRELLCRAPSAVRDEAVGKLGMEYGIVTPGTSLLVLDSLDQYLKYGVRPPASAPELRVEYDRRMLKRERREDMAEETARLNRLKACLASWKEMQKWYEKEFFNPEEMESVLKDDRLKQALIHTCRGNDREALDIYRKVLKEEGNNRTALKGVAAMEKRLREREAKDKKAAEEKAARAKELAEARANLNRELDREPADIAENLRVAYGFYDLGDYDKAILLFNKILRKDPYHVAARRGLETVNRRKNSYINAAYDESRSSMLAEVDSLWERPVHSSSENVPQEESAVGSAPVPLAGHGNIGAASSVSSFSSASPDLVGNANPAPTSRGIDGSLFLGGGETLNGLKARERDSGSSPVMNVKAWDSKAPYLAALDAADRPFAVYMKLKEEYGESPGFYMDCADWFAGKGDKALAVQILSNLAELELENRSLLRMLGYKLRYMGELRQARFIFETVKTLFPEEPQSYRDLALVLDELGEAQKAFGMYREVLERRMSSRFTGVDQIALVELNRLVSRSRAAGVKLDTGGLDPAFLQPVEADLRVVINWDTDASDMDLWVTDITGEKCYYGHRLTTHGGHLSRDVTQGYGPEEYLVRRALPGSYLVQTHYFGTRSQKMLAPVTLYAEIYTDYARPQEKRKTLVFRLNDRKQVVDVGNVEYGQALPRNSVRDYQVKAGETRESIAGSQLKDGKRAGEIIRLNPALKDREPKTGEIIKLPE from the coding sequence ATGATGAAACTACTGTGTTCCTTCTGCCTGTGCATTCTTGCCTGCTGCGTTTCCGCGGCTCAAACGGTTTCCATGCGTTCTACCGTTCTTCCCCCACCCTTCATGAAAGTGGAGTGCCGCCAGGGGGAGCGGCCCGTCTCCATTTCACGGGCGGAAATCAAATCCCGCGTGATGGATTTTCTGGCGGAAACGGAAGTGACGCTGGTTTTCCATAATCCCAACACCCGCGTCATGGAGGGGGAATTGACGTGCCCTCTTCCCTCCGGAGCCACCGTGCAGGGTTATGCGCTGGACATCAACGGCCGCATGGTGGACGGCGTGCCGGTACCCAGGCAGAAGGCGCGCGTGGCGTTTGAAGAGGAAGTGCGCAAACAGGTTGATCCCGGACTGGTGGAATGGTCCGGCGGCAACATGTTCAGGACGCGTGTGTATCCCATCCCTGCGGGAGGCACGCGCACCGTGCGGCTGCGTTATTCCACGGTTCTTCCCGTGGATGCCGCAGGCGTCCCCTCTCTCCAGCTTCCGATGAATTTCAAGGAAAAGCTGGACTCCCTCAAACTCAGGGTGGAGGTGTTCAGCGGCCGGAAGCCCGTCGTAGTCTCCTCCCCGCTGGACAACGTGGAATTCAAGGACTGGCACAGCGCTTTTCTGGCTGAAAAGGAGTGGAACGGCCTGTCCCTGACGGAAGACCTGTTCATCTCCCTGCCGCGTGCGCAGGGAAAAGAGGCCGTAGAAGCGAGGGTCTTCACGGAATCTTTTGACGGCAGGGATTATGCAGCCGTGATTATTCCCAGGCTTATACAGGCGGACAGGAAGAACGCCGTGGAAGCCGCGCCCGTGATAGAGCTGGTTTGGGACGCTTCCGGTTCCATGAAAGGGGCGGATGTCGGAAAATTCCTGGATTTTCTAAAACGCTACCTTGCTTGCGGCAGAATCCCGGGGCAGCAAATCCACATCAACCTGACTGTCTTCCGGGACCGGATCATGCCTTCAAAAACGTTTGCGGTTACTCCGGATAACATGGACGAGCTGGCCCGCGAACTGCTGGCTCTGGACTATGACGGGGCCACGTGTGACTGGAGCTCTGTCCTGGAAAGGCTGGCCGCCCGTTCCCGTGCGTGGGACTGCCTGGTTGTCAGCGATGGTTTTGTCAATTTCAGCCCTGTACCGGAAAAGCAGGCGCCCAACTCCGCTAAAACCTTTGCCCTGATGGTGACTCCGCGCAAGGATGCGAATACGTTCGCGCGGATAGGCATTCCCGTGATTGACCTGACCAGCCAAACGGCGGAGCAGGCGATGGAGCGCGTCACCAGGGGGGAAACTGCCATCCGGTACGCTGACGGGGGAAACATGCCCTGGGGAGCGTTTATAAAGTATGAAGCCCCAGGAATGCCGTCGGATTCCATTCTTCTGCTGGCGGAACTGGAACCGGGTTCCTACCGCGGAACGGTGGAGATGGTCGGAGTGGAAATTCCTGTGGAGGTGGAGGCCTCCGGGGCGGCGGCGGGAACGTTGCTGAAAACCCTGTATGCCCAGGCGCGGCTTCGGGAGCTTCTCTGCCGGGCTCCTTCTGCCGTGAGGGATGAAGCTGTCGGGAAACTGGGGATGGAATACGGAATCGTGACGCCCGGTACCTCCCTGCTGGTGCTGGACTCCCTGGACCAATACCTGAAATACGGCGTGCGCCCTCCTGCTTCCGCTCCTGAACTGCGCGTGGAATATGACCGGAGGATGCTGAAACGCGAACGGAGGGAGGACATGGCTGAAGAGACCGCAAGATTAAACCGCCTGAAGGCCTGCCTTGCTTCCTGGAAAGAAATGCAGAAATGGTACGAAAAGGAATTTTTCAATCCGGAAGAGATGGAAAGCGTCCTGAAAGATGACCGGTTGAAGCAGGCCTTGATTCATACGTGCCGGGGCAATGACCGGGAGGCGCTGGATATTTACCGGAAGGTGTTGAAAGAAGAGGGAAATAACAGGACGGCCTTGAAGGGCGTAGCGGCCATGGAAAAGCGCCTCAGGGAAAGAGAAGCGAAAGATAAAAAAGCAGCTGAGGAAAAAGCTGCCCGCGCCAAGGAGCTGGCTGAGGCAAGGGCGAACTTGAACAGGGAATTGGATAGGGAACCAGCGGATATAGCGGAAAACCTCCGCGTGGCATACGGTTTTTATGATCTTGGGGATTATGATAAAGCCATTCTTCTCTTCAACAAGATCCTCCGGAAAGATCCTTATCATGTCGCGGCACGCAGAGGGCTGGAAACGGTTAACCGCAGGAAAAACTCCTATATTAATGCCGCTTATGACGAGTCCAGGAGCTCCATGTTGGCGGAAGTTGATTCTCTTTGGGAGCGCCCGGTTCATTCTTCTTCAGAAAACGTCCCCCAGGAAGAGTCCGCCGTTGGTTCCGCTCCAGTACCCCTTGCAGGGCATGGGAACATAGGGGCGGCAAGCTCCGTAAGTTCTTTCTCCTCTGCTTCTCCGGATCTGGTGGGGAATGCAAATCCGGCCCCAACTAGCCGGGGAATAGATGGGTCCCTGTTTTTGGGAGGGGGAGAAACGTTAAATGGATTAAAGGCGCGGGAACGGGATTCCGGTTCCTCTCCCGTGATGAACGTGAAGGCGTGGGATTCCAAGGCTCCGTATCTGGCTGCTCTGGATGCGGCTGACCGACCTTTTGCGGTTTACATGAAACTTAAGGAGGAGTACGGGGAAAGCCCCGGATTTTACATGGACTGCGCGGATTGGTTTGCCGGGAAAGGGGACAAGGCGCTGGCTGTCCAGATTCTGTCCAACCTGGCGGAGCTGGAACTGGAAAACCGTTCCCTGCTGCGGATGCTGGGCTACAAGCTGCGTTACATGGGAGAACTCCGGCAGGCCAGGTTCATTTTTGAAACCGTAAAAACGCTGTTTCCGGAAGAACCCCAGTCTTACCGGGATCTGGCGCTGGTGCTGGATGAACTGGGAGAAGCCCAGAAGGCGTTCGGCATGTACCGGGAGGTGCTGGAACGCCGGATGTCCAGCCGCTTCACCGGAGTGGATCAAATTGCGCTGGTGGAACTGAACCGGCTCGTTTCCCGGAGCAGGGCGGCAGGAGTGAAGCTTGATACCGGGGGGCTGGACCCGGCCTTTCTCCAGCCTGTGGAGGCTGATCTGCGCGTGGTCATCAACTGGGACACGGACGCGTCAGACATGGACCTTTGGGTGACGGACATCACCGGAGAAAAATGCTATTACGGGCATCGGCTGACCACTCATGGCGGTCATTTGTCCCGTGACGTGACGCAGGGCTACGGTCCGGAAGAATACCTGGTGCGCAGGGCCCTTCCCGGCTCCTATCTGGTCCAGACGCATTATTTCGGAACCCGGTCCCAGAAAATGCTGGCCCCCGTGACTCTTTACGCGGAAATATACACGGACTATGCCCGTCCGCAGGAAAAGCGGAAAACGCTAGTGTTCCGCCTGAATGACAGGAAGCAGGTTGTGGATGTGGGGAACGTGGAGTACGGACAGGCCCTGCCGCGCAATAGCGTGCGGGATTACCAGGTGAAAGCCGGGGAAACCCGGGAATCCATTGCCGGGAGCCAATTGAAGGACGGGAAGCGTGCAGGCGAGATCATCCGCCTGAATCCGGCCCTGAAGGACCGGGAGCCGAAAACGGGGGAGATCATTAAACTGCCGGAGTGA
- a CDS encoding glycosyltransferase family 2 protein, which produces MPQISVIIPAYKTQQYIERCIYSVLGQTLGDIEIILVNDSSPDNTLSMMEQIASTWSGDKTIRIISHEQNRGLSAARNTGLASAQGEFIYFLDSDDYIAPNALETLLRLAQAEDSPVTIGGVLQVDQEDTPLDHQICHIKDTVLKGKEEILHALQILDIYISGWNKLVRRDWLLENNILFDEGYLHEDWPWCLRLALRADKIICSTHICYYYVCRPGSITDGKDLNKCFKIAQMIQKLVEILDENGERETMNSWAFARAQELRGHISLNFKGIAKNIVMAHCFSLLPASFATGILSSKKRACLKLWKILPSWVRHAALRHLAGK; this is translated from the coding sequence ATGCCGCAGATTTCCGTTATTATCCCCGCTTATAAAACACAGCAATACATTGAACGCTGTATTTATTCCGTCCTGGGACAGACGCTGGGCGATATTGAAATCATCCTGGTCAACGATTCCTCACCGGACAACACCCTTTCCATGATGGAGCAAATAGCTTCAACCTGGTCGGGAGATAAAACCATACGCATTATTTCCCATGAACAGAACCGGGGCTTATCCGCTGCCAGAAATACGGGACTTGCTTCCGCCCAGGGGGAATTCATTTATTTTCTGGATAGTGATGATTATATTGCCCCGAACGCCCTGGAAACTCTGCTGAGGCTTGCCCAAGCGGAAGATTCTCCCGTCACCATAGGCGGAGTTCTCCAAGTAGATCAGGAAGATACCCCCCTTGATCATCAAATATGCCATATCAAAGATACGGTTTTAAAAGGTAAAGAGGAAATTCTGCACGCCCTGCAAATACTGGACATCTATATCTCGGGATGGAACAAGCTGGTACGCCGCGACTGGCTGCTGGAGAACAATATTCTTTTTGATGAAGGGTACCTTCACGAAGACTGGCCCTGGTGCCTGAGATTGGCTCTGCGTGCAGACAAAATCATCTGCAGTACCCATATCTGCTACTATTACGTCTGCAGGCCCGGCTCCATCACGGACGGCAAGGATTTGAACAAGTGCTTTAAAATAGCCCAAATGATTCAGAAACTGGTGGAAATTCTGGATGAAAACGGAGAAAGAGAGACCATGAATTCGTGGGCATTCGCACGCGCCCAAGAACTGAGGGGACATATTTCCTTGAATTTCAAGGGAATTGCAAAAAACATCGTTATGGCCCATTGCTTTTCCCTCCTTCCCGCTTCGTTTGCAACGGGCATACTTTCCTCCAAAAAACGGGCCTGTCTCAAGCTATGGAAAATCCTTCCTTCATGGGTGCGTCATGCAGCCCTCCGCCATCTTGCCGGTAAATAA
- a CDS encoding glycosyltransferase family 2 protein has product MAPLRQTHPRVSIIVPVYNQERYLEECVRSICRQTFTDWELILVNDGSSDSSGEIVGRFTDIDPRIKYLEQENGGVSSARNAGMRQATGEYLCFIDADDSIAPDFLECLVAASCENQSSLTVVGSWCCHQFPPDKIPALPTWGMFLRREVVEEHRLEFPEGIQPCEDGLFSHFVLALTDKIAFCPEAVYHYRQHQQGNHHQIRRQTAKILDMVPRWLSLLEKFYGGRKNLLEGKSGHLIRFIEHEPFEFRLLGMPFSPEEGARLDTIIRCFLSSHFSLEECLASGLHFPFRLFLKSSGFSDFKKRLRYAEQRAEFIRKISLLCPVPSWRRKARIQAKEILETLGHIRRNISF; this is encoded by the coding sequence ATGGCCCCTCTCCGGCAGACACATCCCCGGGTTTCCATCATCGTTCCCGTTTACAACCAGGAACGCTACCTTGAAGAATGCGTCCGGAGCATATGCAGGCAAACCTTCACGGACTGGGAGCTGATTCTTGTGAACGACGGCTCTTCCGACTCATCTGGAGAAATAGTCGGCCGTTTTACGGATATTGACCCAAGAATCAAATACTTGGAACAGGAGAACGGAGGCGTTTCTTCCGCCCGCAACGCAGGCATGCGGCAGGCCACCGGAGAGTATTTGTGTTTTATTGACGCGGACGACTCCATTGCTCCGGATTTTCTCGAATGCCTCGTTGCCGCCTCCTGTGAAAATCAGAGTAGCCTGACAGTCGTCGGGAGCTGGTGCTGCCACCAGTTTCCGCCAGACAAAATACCCGCACTGCCCACCTGGGGCATGTTCCTGCGCCGGGAGGTCGTGGAGGAGCACAGGCTTGAATTCCCGGAAGGAATCCAGCCTTGCGAAGACGGCCTCTTTTCACACTTTGTGCTAGCCCTGACGGACAAAATCGCCTTCTGCCCGGAGGCCGTCTATCATTACCGCCAGCACCAGCAAGGCAACCACCACCAAATAAGGCGTCAAACGGCCAAAATCCTGGACATGGTTCCCCGGTGGCTCTCCCTGCTTGAAAAATTCTACGGCGGCAGGAAAAATCTCCTGGAAGGGAAATCCGGGCACCTGATCCGTTTCATTGAACATGAACCTTTTGAATTCAGGTTGCTTGGCATGCCTTTTTCTCCCGAAGAAGGAGCGCGCCTGGATACAATTATCCGCTGTTTTCTCAGCTCCCATTTCTCCCTTGAAGAATGCCTGGCCTCCGGGCTGCATTTCCCGTTCCGCCTTTTTCTGAAATCCTCCGGCTTCTCCGATTTCAAAAAAAGGCTGCGGTACGCTGAACAGCGCGCCGAATTCATCCGGAAAATTTCTCTCCTTTGCCCCGTTCCTTCATGGAGGCGCAAAGCGAGGATACAGGCGAAGGAAATATTGGAGACGCTTGGACATATTCGCCGGAATATTTCATTCTAA